The following DNA comes from Fibrobacter sp. UWP2.
CACATGCTCGAGGAAAAGCTCGAGAACTTCAAGGTGAAGGGGAAGGTTGTCGGTTGCGAGACCGGCCCCGTGATTACGCGGTTCGAGGTGGAACCGGGTCCGGGCGTGAAGGTGTCGCAGTTCAGTGCCTTGCAAGATGACCTCGCAATGGCTTTGAAGGCGACATCCATCCGTATTTTGACGCCCATCCCCGGCAAGGGAGCTGTGGGTATCGAAATCCCGAACAGGAAGGCGCAAACCATTTACGGCCGCGACATTTTTGAAAGCGATGCGTTTAAACCGAGTTCCGATAAAATTGTGATGGCGCTCGGCAAGGACATTTCGGGTGAACCTTTTGCCATGGACTTGGCCAAGGCTCCGCACCTGATGATTGCGGGCCAGACCGGTTCAGGTAAGTCTGTTTGCATTAACGCCCTCATGGCGAGCATGCTCTTTAGCAAGACGCCTGACGAACTCCGCATGATTCTGGTGGACCCCAAGGCAGTGGAACTCAAAATGTACGAGAACATCCCGCACTTGCTCGCCCCCGTAATTACCAAGCCCGAGGTCGCCATCCAGGCGTTGCAGTGGCTGTGTTACGAGATGGACCGCCGCACCGAGGTGCTGGCGCAGGCGAAGGTGCGTAACCTGCTCGGCTTCAACGAAAAGTTCGAGGCGGGCGAGTTGCCCGATGAGGTACCCGAAGAAGATCGCAGCCATCGCATGGCGTTCATCGTCGTGATCATCGACGAAATGGCCGACCTCATGATGGTCGCTGGCAAGGAAATAGAGAAGAACGTGAGCCGCCTGGCAGCAAAGGCGCGTGCCGTGGGCATACACCTGGTGCTTGCTACGCAGCGTCCTTCTGTAAAGGTCATTACCGGTAACATCAAGGCGAACCTCCCGACGCGTATCAGCTTCAAGGTGGCCTCCCAGGTGGACGCCCGCACGGTGATGGACCACGCCGGTGCCGAAAAGCTTTTGGGCCGCGGCGATATGCTGTACAAGGCGGTGAATGCACCCGACCCTGTGCGCGTGCATGGTGCGTTCCTCAGCGACGAGGAAGCCGAAAAGCTCGCCGACGCCTGCAGCAACCAGAACGTTTTCTACCCGCAATTGGAAACCTTTGACGTCGAGGGAGCCGAAGGCGAGGGCGAGGAAGGCGAAGGCAATGCCGCCATGAACGAGAAAAAGGACAAGTTGCTGTTCGAAGTTGCCAAATGGGCCATCGAATGCGGTAACGGTCTTTCGACTTCAGCTGTGCAGCGCCACTTTAGCGTGGGTTACAGCCGTGCAGGCAAGATTGTGGACCAACTCTTTGGCATGGGTCTGTGCGCCCGCAGCACTGGCAACTCCAAGCCTCGTGCGATGCTCATCGGCATGGACGAGCTGATGCAACTCGAACGTTCCGGAGCCTTTAGGTAAAAATAATCATGCAAGAATACGCTCCTTCAAAGATCAATTTGTTTTTGGATGTGATTCGCAAGCGCGAAGACGGCTACCACGATTTGGGCACGGTGTTCCAAACGGTGGACGCCGGCGATACCGTGTCGGCGGAACTCCGCGACGACGGCGTGGTGACGCTCGAGTATAACGAGCCGCAGGATTACCCCAAGGAATCGGACCTCGTTTACAAGGTGGCCTTCGCCTTGAAAAAATACGCGGCAGACCATGGCGATACTCGCGCCCTGGGTGCGGACCTCTTCCTCGACAAGGTGATGCCTCTTGGGGCGGGCCTTGGCGGTGGCAGCGCCGATGCCGCAGCAACGCTCCGCTTGCTGAACCGCCTCTGGGACCTAAAACTGGATCCCCAGGTGCTGGAGTCTATCGGGGCGACCCTCGGTGCCGACGTCCCGTTTTTGGTCCGAGGCGGCACGGCTTTCGCCGAGGGCATCGGCGACCGCCTGACGTTTGTAGCCCCCTTGGATTTGCCTGCCGGAAACGTTCTCCTCATCGCGACTCCCCTCGATGCCGTCCCCACAAAGGACGCCTACGCGGGCGTCCCCAAGTCTGGACCCGACCGTTGGGAGCAGTACAAGGCGCGCTGGAACGGGGCCGCGTCGGTTTTTGCGACTGAGTCGCTCTTTAACGCCTTCGAAATTTCGGTGTTCCCCAAGCACCCGCTTGTTGCCCAGATGAAGGCGAAGTTCCTCGAGCTCGGGGCGAAATGCGCACTTATGAGCGGTTCGGGCGCTTCCGTGTTCGGCATTTTTGAGTCGAGGACCGATGCTGAGGCTGCCGCCCTGGCCATGCACCCCATATCCCGTTACCAGACCATCACCAAGTTCTGGCACCGCTAGTCGGGTTCTTTTTAGCCCGTTTTTGTTAAAAAAAAAGCCATTTCCCTTTAAAAGGGGTGGCTTTTTTACTATAATTGTCGCCACCATTGGGGTATCGTCAAGTGGTAAGACAACGGATTTTGATTCCGTTATTCGTTGGTTCGAATCCAGCTACCCCAATGAATTTTTTTAACTCATATCCAAATTGGAGAAAAAATGGAACTCACAACGCTCAAAGCTACCTCGAGAGTGCTAGGTGCAAACCGTGCTAACGCCCGTTTGCGTAAGGCTGGTCAGATTCCGGCCGTCTATTATGGTAAGGGTACCGAAGCTGTGAACATTAGCGTCAGCGACATCGACCTGCGCAAGGTTCTCGCTCCGGGCAAGCGTTACACGCTTCTCGACCTCGAAATCGATGGCAAGGCCGGCAATCCGGCTGTTGTTTACTCCTACCAGAAGGATGCCATCACTCAGAAGTTCATCCACATCGACTTCATCAAGATCGCAGAAGACTCCATGGTCAAGGTCCGCGTCCCGGTGAAGCTCTCCGGTCTCCCGATTGGCGTCAAGACCCAGGGCGGTCTCTTCTCTCAGGAAACCCGCTACCTCATGCTCGCTGCCAAGCCGGCTTGCATCCCGACCGTTCTCGAATTGGATATTTCCAACTTCGAGACCAACGTGACCTTCTATGCCAAGGACTTCAAGCTCCCCGAAGGCGTGGAACTCGCTTCCGGTCCTCGCACCGTTATCTTCACGATTTCCTCCAAGGCTAAGAAGAAGGAAGCCGCTGAAGAAGCCGCCGCTCCGGCCGCTGCCGCTGCTCCGGCTGCTGCTGACTCCGCCGCTCCGGCTGCCGAAGCCAAGTAACGCGAAGCTTTTAAAGCGAAAAACGCCTGTGGTTTTATGCCGCGGGCGTTTTTTTTTATTTTTGGCGGCATGTATCTAATCGTCGGACTCGGGAATCCCGGAACTCAGTATAGCAACACGCATCACAATGCGGGTTTTATGGCGGTCGAAAAGCTCGCCGACCCGAACAAGGACTGGAAAAGCGAACACAAGGCGCTCACCATGAAGGTGAATGTCGCGGGCGAGGAATGCCTCCTGGTAAAACCACAGACCTACATGAACCTCTCGGGCGAGGCCGTCCAGGCCCTGATGACCTGGTACAAGGTGAAGGTGGACCACCTGCTTGTCTTTAGCGACGATATCAACCTGGACGTGGGCCGCATCCGCTGCCGCAAGGACGGGAGCCACGGCGGCCAGAACGGGCTTAGGAACATCATCGAGCATGTGGGCGACAAGTTCCCGCGCATCCGCTTTGGGGTAGGGAAGTGCCCGCCAAAATTCGACCTCAGCAACTGGGTACTTGCGAAGTTCCCTCCCGAGGATCGCCCGCTATTTGATGAGGCGATTGCAAAAGTGCCTGCGCTTGTGGAATGCTATTTCAAGCTCGGCATCGAGAAGTGCATGGAACGCTACAACGGGAAGTAGCGATGCCCGCGGTGTTTACGATTACCGCTGCTTAAATTTTTGCAAGAAAAAGCAGCCGACAAGCAAAAGCGAAATGACGAAGAAGAACGCGGTCCCCTTGAGGTAAAAACCGGCATTCGTCGAGCGCGGGTCGAATCCGTCGATGGCGACTTCGCGGAAACGCTTGTCCAGGTATTCGGACCGGCATGCCTTGCAGGTGATGACGGGGCTCCCGTAGGCCCACGAATTGGCCGCTTGTATTGGCGTGATTTTCGCGTCAATATTGTGCGCCTGTTCCGAGTCGTTTACCGACCCACGAGACGGGAGTACGTACAAAGTTGTGAAAATTGGTGAAAAGGTCTGGATGGCAGAGAACCTGAACTTCGACATCCCCGAGGGATTTCGCTTGCCTACCAAAGAAGTTTTTGATGAGTTGGTAGCTTCTGTCGGGGGGGGCAGCCCTCGGCAGGAAATACCTTGGAGTGGGAGTGCCCATTCTTTTTACGGCTTGCACTATTT
Coding sequences within:
- the ispE gene encoding 4-(cytidine 5'-diphospho)-2-C-methyl-D-erythritol kinase; the protein is MQEYAPSKINLFLDVIRKREDGYHDLGTVFQTVDAGDTVSAELRDDGVVTLEYNEPQDYPKESDLVYKVAFALKKYAADHGDTRALGADLFLDKVMPLGAGLGGGSADAAATLRLLNRLWDLKLDPQVLESIGATLGADVPFLVRGGTAFAEGIGDRLTFVAPLDLPAGNVLLIATPLDAVPTKDAYAGVPKSGPDRWEQYKARWNGAASVFATESLFNAFEISVFPKHPLVAQMKAKFLELGAKCALMSGSGASVFGIFESRTDAEAAALAMHPISRYQTITKFWHR
- a CDS encoding 50S ribosomal protein L25, producing the protein MELTTLKATSRVLGANRANARLRKAGQIPAVYYGKGTEAVNISVSDIDLRKVLAPGKRYTLLDLEIDGKAGNPAVVYSYQKDAITQKFIHIDFIKIAEDSMVKVRVPVKLSGLPIGVKTQGGLFSQETRYLMLAAKPACIPTVLELDISNFETNVTFYAKDFKLPEGVELASGPRTVIFTISSKAKKKEAAEEAAAPAAAAAPAAADSAAPAAEAK
- the pth gene encoding aminoacyl-tRNA hydrolase; its protein translation is MYLIVGLGNPGTQYSNTHHNAGFMAVEKLADPNKDWKSEHKALTMKVNVAGEECLLVKPQTYMNLSGEAVQALMTWYKVKVDHLLVFSDDINLDVGRIRCRKDGSHGGQNGLRNIIEHVGDKFPRIRFGVGKCPPKFDLSNWVLAKFPPEDRPLFDEAIAKVPALVECYFKLGIEKCMERYNGK